In a single window of the Leptospiraceae bacterium genome:
- a CDS encoding penicillin-binding protein activator LpoB produces MKSFLIFFSLFFLSCASTRYVSPREAEPSREWGPTEVSATVDLMVASAQSYFETSKERPFIELNKIQNKTSEHINTNMLANEIATSLIKRKIVFVDRSQRADAIKEMELSQRGMVSANSAIPTGEFVSPNFKLSGEITDNVRYVDGEKNQYIVVTLRLLKLSTGSITWQEEKKFLKVSKNATFGW; encoded by the coding sequence ATGAAATCTTTTTTAATCTTTTTCTCTTTATTCTTTTTATCCTGTGCTAGCACGCGTTACGTTTCCCCAAGGGAGGCAGAGCCGAGTAGAGAATGGGGACCGACTGAAGTAAGCGCCACGGTAGACTTAATGGTTGCCTCTGCACAATCATATTTTGAAACATCAAAAGAACGACCATTCATTGAATTAAACAAAATCCAAAACAAAACTTCCGAGCATATCAACACAAATATGCTTGCAAATGAAATCGCAACAAGTCTCATCAAACGTAAAATTGTTTTTGTAGACAGAAGTCAAAGAGCAGACGCGATAAAAGAAATGGAACTCAGCCAAAGAGGAATGGTGAGCGCAAACTCTGCTATTCCCACGGGTGAATTCGTTTCGCCTAACTTCAAGTTAAGCGGAGAAATAACGGATAATGTGCGTTATGTGGACGGAGAAAAAAATCAATACATAGTTGTAACGCTTCGACTCTTAAAACTTTCCACAGGTAGTATTACCTGGCAAGAGGAAAAGAAGTTTTTGAAAGTATCTAAAAACGCTACCTTCGGCTGGTAA
- a CDS encoding S41 family peptidase: MKRTSLFVTTICLTFLFSTVAYCEPTTKKPVRTTNFTYKDFESVVQAVDKHYIDKNIDVDRAYTDAAVFAMISLPHSLYLYPESYFKEREQYEEKDDILPGSTFKLSESDQFIVFDPNYKKIDEIRKARAKNEAAKPKLSNDELKKIIEREQIKKSILASRWEQIKFNKKDFDRVITFITENLSKYKTQPLKDAYESMEDEDEAKEEFSVKDVYLAAANGYLNSLDPHSNVFLREAWEKSMKSIEDSSFEGIGAVLSGGGNREVIVENPLEDKPAVKAGVRAGDVIVAVDDKKTKGVMLDKVVKRIKGKKGTAVKLTIKRKGVAKLIDISVVRANIEIKNVSKRLIKDHEQIGYIKLSGFVKSNTESSDTEIKNAFKDLEQEATQKNTKLKALVLDLRNNAGGYLDLAIDISDMFITKGLIVSTKSPNREADESYARMKDLTDLPLAILINAKSASASEIVASAIKHHGRGLLLGERTFGKATVQKLMDLQGNSDYVLKITQSRYYSPSGKTIQVVGVEPDIQVSAEEDGSFPFQYREENMWHHLPKIPSEGKHKDYFNVEKLKDWVTKNGTGEKYLKDHKNDPIKPDYQLIRSIDYVEAMLNANQ, from the coding sequence TTGAAAAGAACATCTTTATTCGTAACAACCATTTGTCTCACCTTCCTTTTTTCCACAGTTGCCTACTGTGAGCCAACAACTAAAAAACCAGTTCGCACTACTAATTTTACTTATAAAGATTTTGAAAGTGTAGTTCAGGCAGTAGATAAACACTACATCGACAAGAACATTGATGTAGATAGAGCTTACACAGATGCAGCAGTCTTCGCGATGATTTCGCTTCCTCACTCTTTATACCTTTACCCCGAAAGTTATTTCAAAGAAAGAGAACAATACGAAGAGAAAGATGATATTTTGCCCGGCTCCACTTTTAAATTATCGGAGTCAGACCAATTCATTGTATTTGATCCCAATTATAAAAAAATTGATGAAATCAGAAAAGCACGTGCAAAGAACGAAGCCGCAAAACCAAAACTCTCTAATGATGAACTTAAAAAAATTATTGAACGTGAACAAATCAAAAAATCAATTCTCGCATCCCGTTGGGAACAAATCAAATTTAACAAAAAAGATTTTGACAGAGTCATTACATTCATCACAGAAAATCTAAGTAAATACAAAACGCAACCTCTCAAAGATGCGTATGAATCAATGGAAGACGAGGATGAGGCAAAAGAAGAATTCAGTGTGAAAGATGTTTACCTTGCAGCGGCTAATGGCTACTTAAACTCACTCGATCCACACTCAAACGTATTTTTAAGAGAAGCATGGGAAAAATCAATGAAGTCCATTGAGGATTCTAGCTTCGAAGGAATTGGGGCAGTTCTAAGTGGTGGCGGTAACAGAGAAGTAATCGTAGAAAATCCACTCGAAGACAAACCGGCGGTCAAGGCAGGAGTGAGAGCCGGAGATGTTATCGTAGCAGTAGATGACAAAAAAACAAAAGGCGTAATGCTTGATAAAGTAGTAAAAAGAATCAAAGGTAAAAAAGGAACCGCAGTCAAGCTCACGATCAAAAGAAAAGGAGTTGCGAAGCTAATTGATATTTCGGTAGTAAGAGCTAACATCGAAATCAAAAACGTTTCCAAGCGATTGATTAAAGACCATGAACAGATCGGCTACATCAAATTATCAGGATTTGTAAAATCCAATACTGAATCATCTGACACTGAAATCAAAAATGCATTTAAAGACTTAGAGCAAGAAGCTACTCAAAAAAATACTAAGCTCAAAGCACTCGTTTTAGATCTTAGAAATAACGCTGGCGGTTACTTAGATTTAGCCATTGACATCAGCGATATGTTTATCACAAAAGGTCTTATCGTTAGCACAAAAAGCCCGAATAGAGAAGCAGATGAATCCTATGCTCGCATGAAAGACCTTACTGATCTACCATTAGCTATCTTAATCAACGCAAAGTCTGCATCTGCCAGTGAGATCGTTGCAAGCGCTATTAAACACCATGGTAGAGGACTACTTCTTGGTGAAAGAACATTCGGAAAAGCAACTGTTCAAAAGCTAATGGACCTACAAGGTAACAGTGATTATGTGCTAAAAATTACACAGTCCCGTTATTATTCTCCTTCCGGTAAAACGATTCAAGTAGTTGGAGTGGAGCCAGATATTCAAGTATCAGCAGAAGAAGATGGCAGTTTTCCATTTCAATATCGTGAAGAAAATATGTGGCATCATCTACCTAAAATTCCATCCGAAGGAAAGCACAAAGATTATTTTAATGTAGAAAAACTAAAAGATTGGGTCACAAAGAATGGAACTGGTGAAAAATATCTAAAAGACCATAAGAACGATCCAATCAAACCGGACTACCAATTGATTCGTTCCATTGACTACGTAGAAGCAATGTTGAATGCAAACCAATGA
- the thiS gene encoding sulfur carrier protein ThiS — protein MKVNGKQVEFNSGQTIAQYLVSLKINPGTVAIEWNGEILVREKWPETTLQENDKLEIIKFVGGG, from the coding sequence ATGAAGGTAAATGGTAAACAAGTCGAATTCAATTCCGGTCAAACGATCGCACAGTATTTAGTCTCTTTAAAAATAAATCCTGGCACAGTTGCGATTGAATGGAATGGAGAAATTTTAGTTAGAGAAAAATGGCCAGAAACCACTCTCCAAGAAAATGACAAGCTTGAGATCATTAAGTTTGTTGGAGGAGGCTGA
- a CDS encoding RNA pyrophosphohydrolase, giving the protein MKPYRKNVGVVIFNSLGEVLVGERIGLDGSWQFPQGGIDDNEDTKSAAYRELYEEVGIKEAELVYEIPNWISYDFPQNFKSPMAKKYAGQIQKWFLLYWDHPANECNLHVHEQEFESVKFIPLSSCVDSIVSFKKDVYVKLVELLEPEIKSYLGRRK; this is encoded by the coding sequence ATGAAGCCTTATCGTAAAAATGTAGGCGTTGTTATTTTTAATTCACTGGGAGAAGTCCTTGTAGGAGAGAGAATTGGACTCGATGGTTCTTGGCAATTCCCACAGGGAGGAATTGATGATAACGAAGACACAAAGAGCGCGGCTTACAGAGAGTTATACGAAGAAGTAGGAATCAAAGAAGCAGAATTAGTCTACGAAATTCCAAATTGGATTAGCTATGATTTCCCCCAAAATTTCAAATCTCCAATGGCAAAAAAATACGCAGGTCAAATCCAAAAATGGTTTTTACTGTATTGGGATCATCCGGCTAATGAATGTAATCTACATGTGCATGAACAGGAGTTTGAAAGTGTAAAATTCATTCCTCTTTCTTCTTGTGTAGACTCAATTGTAAGTTTTAAAAAAGATGTATATGTGAAGTTAGTTGAATTATTAGAGCCAGAAATCAAATCTTATTTAGGGAGAAGAAAATAA
- a CDS encoding radical SAM protein, translated as MPTKKYTYYDYTISLCSNCLKRISAKIIFEDEKVFMLKTCPTHGEERVLIANDIEYYKRCRNFLKPGESPLKFNTETLYGCPYDCGLCPDHEQHSCLTVLEITDRCNLTCPTCYAESSPSHGRHKTLEEIEAMLDIIVANEGYADVVQISGGEPTIHPQIFEIISLVKSKQIRHIMLNTNGIRIAKDKEFVRKLAEYKIGFEVYLQFDSFKKEALERLRGEDLREVRQKAIEHLDEFNISTSLVVTVQKGVNENEIGAIIDYALTKKCLRGVTFQPTQIAGRLDNFNPATDRYTMTEIRSAILNQTNVFTEKDLIPVPCNPDALVMGYALKLDNQVFPLTSMLNPEEILQNTGNTIVFERDEKLKGHLLKVFSTATSVDAITPELSKMLCCLPSVAAPNLTYENVFRIIIMNFIDAYNFDVRAIKRSCVHIINDTSGKIIPFETMNLFYRGDKVKRLEELRKMK; from the coding sequence ATGCCTACGAAGAAGTATACCTATTACGATTATACAATCAGCCTTTGTTCTAATTGTCTGAAGCGAATTAGTGCGAAGATAATTTTTGAAGATGAAAAAGTATTTATGCTGAAAACTTGTCCAACGCATGGCGAAGAGCGCGTATTAATCGCAAATGATATAGAATATTATAAACGCTGTAGAAATTTCTTAAAGCCAGGAGAATCTCCACTTAAGTTTAATACAGAAACTCTATATGGCTGTCCTTATGACTGTGGACTATGTCCTGACCACGAGCAGCATTCCTGTCTTACTGTTTTAGAAATTACAGATAGATGTAATCTCACTTGTCCGACCTGTTATGCAGAATCAAGTCCCAGTCATGGACGTCACAAGACACTAGAAGAAATTGAGGCGATGCTAGACATCATAGTGGCTAATGAGGGATATGCGGATGTAGTTCAGATTAGTGGGGGAGAACCGACAATTCATCCCCAGATATTTGAAATCATCTCTCTTGTTAAGTCTAAGCAGATACGTCATATTATGCTCAATACAAATGGTATACGAATTGCGAAGGATAAGGAATTTGTAAGAAAGCTTGCTGAGTATAAAATAGGATTCGAAGTATACCTACAATTTGACTCTTTTAAGAAAGAAGCACTCGAAAGACTTCGGGGAGAAGACTTGCGAGAAGTAAGACAAAAAGCAATCGAGCATTTAGATGAATTCAATATATCTACATCTCTTGTCGTCACTGTTCAAAAAGGAGTCAATGAAAATGAAATCGGGGCTATTATTGATTATGCACTCACTAAGAAGTGTTTACGGGGAGTAACCTTTCAACCCACACAAATTGCAGGTAGACTCGATAATTTCAATCCTGCAACTGACCGTTATACGATGACAGAGATTCGTTCTGCTATACTCAATCAAACGAATGTATTCACCGAAAAAGATTTAATTCCTGTTCCCTGTAATCCAGATGCGTTAGTAATGGGATATGCCCTAAAGCTGGATAATCAAGTGTTTCCGCTGACAAGTATGCTTAACCCCGAAGAGATTTTACAGAACACAGGAAACACAATCGTATTTGAAAGAGACGAAAAACTAAAAGGTCATCTTTTAAAAGTATTCAGCACCGCAACATCAGTAGATGCGATTACACCTGAGTTGTCTAAGATGCTCTGTTGTCTTCCCAGCGTCGCCGCACCAAATCTTACTTATGAAAATGTATTTCGTATCATCATCATGAATTTTATAGACGCGTATAACTTTGATGTTCGTGCTATCAAGCGCTCTTGTGTTCATATTATAAATGATACAAGTGGAAAGATTATTCCCTTTGAAACCATGAATTTATTTTATCGAGGGGATAAAGTCAAACGGTTAGAAGAATTAAGAAAGATGAAGTAA
- a CDS encoding bacitracin resistance protein BacA codes for MEREIYVPPGGPPQHPPLNPNLFKNLGEEKIRRITAIFYKEIAESPIRSMYPEDDLKLSEEKLADFMVQVLGGPAYYVRKYGPPRMRARHFPFEIDEKARRVWLSSFKKALDSVEMDDTDRKDIFAFLTSFSAWMVNKA; via the coding sequence ATGGAAAGAGAAATCTATGTGCCGCCGGGTGGACCACCACAACATCCTCCTTTAAATCCAAATTTATTTAAAAATTTAGGAGAAGAAAAGATTCGGCGGATAACAGCCATTTTCTACAAGGAGATAGCCGAGTCCCCTATTCGTTCTATGTATCCTGAAGATGATTTAAAACTCAGCGAAGAAAAACTAGCTGACTTTATGGTGCAAGTATTAGGTGGACCGGCATACTATGTGCGTAAATACGGACCGCCTCGTATGAGGGCAAGACATTTCCCATTTGAAATAGATGAGAAGGCTCGCCGTGTTTGGCTTTCTAGTTTCAAAAAAGCATTAGACTCAGTCGAAATGGATGATACTGATAGAAAGGATATATTTGCTTTTTTAACTAGCTTCTCTGCTTGGATGGTAAATAAGGCTTAG
- the pdxH gene encoding pyridoxamine 5'-phosphate oxidase produces the protein MKQKLTDNPIAHMRRNYTRDGLLEEDLEETAIDQFTNWFTDARKSKIIEPNAMTLATSNKSGLATARIVLLKSFDEKGFIFFTNYKSRKGKEIAETKKGTLLFFWDILERQVRIEGKIKKISLEDSELYFHSRPFESQIGAIASNQSYVLKSRDDLEQKYSELLETYKGKKVPMPKHWGGYILEPSKIEFWQGRASRLHDRIQYTKKNKTWKIERLSP, from the coding sequence ATGAAACAAAAACTAACAGATAACCCAATCGCTCATATGAGACGCAATTATACGCGTGACGGACTTCTAGAAGAAGACTTAGAAGAAACTGCAATAGATCAATTCACCAATTGGTTTACAGATGCTCGAAAATCTAAAATCATCGAACCAAACGCAATGACACTCGCTACGAGCAATAAATCAGGATTAGCCACTGCAAGAATTGTTTTATTAAAAAGCTTTGATGAAAAAGGATTTATTTTCTTTACGAATTATAAGAGTCGCAAAGGAAAAGAAATTGCAGAGACCAAAAAAGGAACTCTTCTTTTCTTCTGGGATATATTAGAAAGACAAGTCCGCATCGAAGGAAAGATAAAAAAAATCTCTCTAGAAGACTCTGAATTGTATTTTCATTCGAGACCATTCGAGAGTCAGATTGGTGCTATAGCGTCAAATCAAAGTTATGTGCTTAAATCAAGAGATGATTTAGAACAGAAATATTCAGAATTACTAGAAACTTACAAAGGCAAAAAGGTTCCTATGCCAAAGCATTGGGGCGGATATATTCTTGAACCTTCAAAAATTGAATTCTGGCAAGGAAGAGCAAGCCGCTTGCATGATAGAATTCAATATACTAAGAAAAATAAAACTTGGAAAATAGAAAGGCTTTCTCCTTAA
- a CDS encoding thiamine phosphate synthase — protein MRAKSLSVLEYEKFYSEIKSEFSDAEIIVNDFWEFGLSANAFGVHIGKEDYLSTSQEERACLRNATSIWKGTSSHNIEDLQNLELDIWDYSGFGPIFPTNTKQTSNPTLGAESLQKALVKAKIPLVPIGGINSENFISLFQYGKILPASISMMAEEKSLVKIVDFIRNHPHAVR, from the coding sequence TTGCGAGCCAAGTCTCTTTCTGTTTTAGAATATGAGAAATTCTATTCGGAGATAAAGTCTGAATTTTCGGACGCAGAAATAATAGTAAATGATTTCTGGGAATTCGGTCTTTCTGCAAATGCATTCGGAGTTCATATTGGGAAAGAGGATTATTTATCCACATCGCAAGAAGAACGAGCTTGTCTACGAAATGCTACGAGTATATGGAAAGGAACTTCTTCGCATAATATCGAGGATTTGCAAAATCTAGAATTGGATATCTGGGACTATTCAGGTTTTGGACCTATCTTTCCAACTAACACAAAGCAAACTTCAAATCCAACCTTAGGAGCGGAGTCCTTGCAAAAAGCATTGGTTAAGGCAAAAATCCCGCTCGTCCCAATAGGAGGAATTAACTCTGAAAACTTTATTTCTCTTTTTCAATATGGTAAGATTCTTCCTGCCTCTATTAGTATGATGGCAGAGGAAAAAAGTCTTGTAAAGATTGTTGACTTTATAAGGAATCATCCTCACGCTGTAAGATAA
- a CDS encoding WecB/TagA/CpsF family glycosyltransferase gives MKDPKEITHNSSKEERDYVLEYQNVDITNRDKISILGVDIDNMTRDEAIANILDFHKKKESFHHILFIDPIRLMSMRPGKKLNRIARKASLVLAEGGGLEWAADQLGFQLKERISVISLMMDLIRYSEKKELTLFFLGSKEDIIERLFFNLIRHFPEIRIVGRHSGHLNDARELMVKEAIRKTNPDIIFIGMDFPRQEVWIENNTGYFGNSIVIGAWGNLDTLSGQVKKAPDYFQLRGLTWIWRIFARPYRVDKFYHMVQFFFTVKLENWKMKREAKRKAAETNSAE, from the coding sequence ATGAAAGATCCCAAAGAAATTACTCATAACTCGTCCAAAGAAGAAAGAGATTATGTATTAGAATACCAAAATGTCGACATCACAAATCGAGATAAGATTTCTATTCTCGGAGTTGATATAGACAATATGACTCGCGATGAAGCGATTGCAAATATTCTAGATTTTCACAAGAAAAAAGAATCCTTTCATCATATTTTATTCATTGATCCAATTCGCTTAATGTCTATGCGACCAGGAAAAAAGCTAAATCGTATTGCTAGAAAGGCAAGCCTGGTATTAGCAGAAGGCGGTGGTCTTGAATGGGCTGCCGATCAGTTAGGTTTTCAACTAAAAGAGCGCATATCAGTAATTAGCCTTATGATGGATTTAATTCGTTACTCCGAAAAAAAAGAACTCACTCTTTTCTTTCTAGGAAGCAAAGAAGATATTATCGAGAGATTATTTTTTAACCTTATTCGTCACTTCCCAGAAATTCGAATTGTAGGAAGGCACTCCGGTCATTTGAATGATGCCCGCGAGTTAATGGTCAAAGAAGCAATCCGTAAAACCAATCCAGATATTATTTTTATTGGAATGGATTTTCCCCGTCAAGAAGTTTGGATTGAAAATAATACCGGCTATTTTGGTAATTCAATAGTAATCGGTGCTTGGGGAAATTTAGATACACTTTCAGGGCAAGTTAAAAAGGCTCCTGATTATTTCCAACTACGTGGTCTAACTTGGATCTGGAGAATTTTTGCCCGACCGTATCGTGTAGATAAATTCTACCATATGGTTCAATTCTTTTTCACAGTAAAATTAGAAAACTGGAAAATGAAACGAGAAGCTAAGCGTAAAGCCGCTGAAACTAATTCCGCTGAATAG
- a CDS encoding ATP-dependent Clp protease adaptor ClpS, which translates to MPATVLPDIDIDTELNRKEPGGPWKVVLWDDDFHTYDYVIEMLMEICQMSMEKAFQHAIEVDTEKKTIVFEGELEHAEHVQDRIHAYGPDPRMADSKGPMSATLEQ; encoded by the coding sequence ATGCCAGCAACAGTTTTACCGGATATAGACATTGACACTGAATTGAATCGTAAAGAACCGGGTGGACCTTGGAAGGTTGTTCTTTGGGATGATGATTTCCATACGTATGATTATGTAATCGAAATGCTTATGGAGATTTGTCAGATGTCAATGGAAAAAGCGTTCCAACATGCAATAGAAGTAGATACAGAAAAGAAAACCATTGTGTTTGAAGGAGAACTCGAACATGCAGAGCATGTGCAGGATAGAATTCACGCATATGGACCCGATCCACGAATGGCAGATTCCAAAGGACCGATGAGTGCGACTCTCGAACAATAA
- the nadB gene encoding L-aspartate oxidase: MKTDFLVIGSGVAGLFAAHKLSAYGEVTIITKKFDFESNTNYAQGGIASVFSKTDNPESHLKDTLDAGAGLCDIEATRILVEEGPSRVQELVDLGVPFVKDSKGDLDLGLEGGHRKNRIVHAFDRTGREVEQTLLSTVKANVNIKILEHHTCVDLITGHHLKNKPQSQEISCYGAYVLNSKNSEIFPILARQTILAAGGAGQVYLHTTNPSIATGDGVACAYRAGAVIKNMEFFQFHPTSLYHESGESFLISEAVRGKGGILKRINGEPFMKEYHPMADLAPRDIVARAIDNELKKSGESHVLLDVTHLIKPEIISHFPSIYEKCKSLGLDITETPIPVVPAAHYMCGGVATDVMGRTNINSLYACGEVACTGVHGGNRLASNSLLEGLVFSHRIAEHIISEKKDFTPEHKLIPEWNKEGLKNTEEWVLISHDLNEIKSIMNDYVGIVRSNLRLERAHRRIELIYKEVVDYYNRTIITNALLELRNLVQVADLVIRSAMMRKESRGLHYSTDYPENRNPSREDTVIVNQDLD; encoded by the coding sequence ATGAAAACTGATTTTCTAGTCATAGGTAGCGGAGTAGCAGGATTATTCGCTGCTCACAAACTGTCTGCCTATGGCGAAGTAACAATCATCACTAAAAAGTTTGACTTTGAGTCAAATACGAATTATGCACAAGGTGGAATTGCTTCTGTATTTTCAAAGACAGACAATCCTGAAAGCCATCTAAAAGATACGTTAGACGCCGGAGCTGGACTCTGCGACATTGAAGCAACTCGTATCTTAGTAGAAGAAGGACCTTCGAGAGTGCAGGAACTTGTAGACCTGGGAGTTCCCTTTGTCAAAGACAGCAAGGGAGACTTGGACTTAGGACTAGAAGGCGGACATAGAAAAAATCGAATCGTTCATGCATTTGACAGGACAGGACGTGAAGTAGAGCAGACTCTTCTTTCAACTGTGAAAGCAAATGTAAATATTAAAATCCTAGAGCATCATACTTGCGTAGATTTAATTACAGGACATCATCTTAAAAATAAACCGCAATCACAAGAAATAAGTTGTTACGGAGCTTATGTTCTAAATTCAAAGAATTCTGAAATCTTTCCAATCCTTGCCAGACAAACAATATTAGCCGCTGGTGGTGCAGGACAAGTCTATCTTCATACTACAAATCCATCTATTGCTACGGGCGATGGAGTCGCTTGCGCCTATCGCGCAGGAGCAGTCATTAAGAACATGGAATTTTTTCAATTCCATCCAACTTCACTCTATCATGAGTCCGGCGAATCTTTCTTAATCTCTGAAGCAGTGAGAGGAAAAGGTGGGATTTTAAAACGCATTAACGGTGAACCTTTTATGAAAGAATATCACCCGATGGCAGATCTCGCGCCTAGAGACATTGTTGCACGTGCGATTGATAACGAACTCAAAAAAAGTGGCGAAAGTCATGTGCTACTCGATGTAACACATTTAATAAAGCCTGAAATTATAAGTCATTTTCCATCCATTTATGAAAAATGCAAATCGCTCGGTCTAGATATTACAGAAACTCCAATTCCAGTCGTTCCTGCCGCTCATTATATGTGTGGAGGTGTGGCGACTGACGTTATGGGACGCACTAATATCAATAGCCTCTATGCTTGCGGAGAAGTTGCCTGCACGGGTGTTCACGGCGGTAACCGGCTAGCATCGAATAGCCTCTTAGAAGGATTGGTATTCTCACATAGAATTGCCGAGCACATAATTTCAGAGAAAAAAGATTTCACTCCCGAACACAAACTGATTCCAGAATGGAACAAAGAAGGATTGAAGAATACAGAAGAATGGGTTTTAATTTCCCATGATCTAAATGAAATCAAATCCATCATGAACGACTATGTGGGGATAGTTAGAAGTAACCTCCGCCTAGAGCGCGCCCATAGAAGAATTGAACTCATCTACAAAGAAGTTGTGGATTATTATAACCGAACCATTATTACGAACGCACTCCTTGAACTTCGCAACCTAGTGCAAGTGGCTGACCTTGTTATCCGCTCTGCCATGATGCGAAAAGAAAGCCGTGGTCTACACTATTCTACCGACTATCCAGAAAATCGAAACCCATCGAGAGAAGATACAGTAATCGTAAATCAAGACTTAGATTGA
- a CDS encoding peptidylprolyl isomerase, protein MTKAIFKTNQGSFTLELAVDKAPITAGNFIKLAKDGFYNGLIFHRIIKNFMIQGGCPKGNGTGGPGYKIKDEFHPDLKNEKLTISMANAGPNTGGSQFFINVRDNGYLDNKHAVFGHVIEGSDLVMKISDVKTGFQDMPVEKVIMEEISIVEE, encoded by the coding sequence ATGACAAAAGCAATTTTCAAAACAAATCAAGGAAGCTTTACTCTTGAACTAGCTGTTGACAAGGCTCCGATTACAGCGGGTAATTTCATTAAGCTTGCAAAGGATGGGTTTTACAATGGACTTATCTTTCATAGAATCATCAAAAACTTTATGATCCAAGGTGGATGTCCTAAAGGCAACGGAACCGGTGGTCCCGGTTATAAGATTAAAGATGAATTTCATCCTGATCTAAAAAATGAAAAACTCACAATCTCTATGGCAAATGCAGGTCCTAATACAGGTGGATCTCAGTTTTTTATTAACGTGAGAGATAACGGCTATCTAGACAATAAACATGCGGTGTTCGGTCACGTAATTGAAGGATCTGATTTAGTTATGAAAATTTCTGATGTGAAAACAGGATTTCAAGACATGCCAGTTGAAAAAGTAATCATGGAAGAAATTTCGATTGTTGAAGAATAA
- a CDS encoding N-acetylneuraminate synthase family protein, giving the protein MNFKTEINLSGRRISQNHKPFLVAEIGLNHNNDIDVGKRTIAAAKKVGVDAVKFQSYITEEFIDPRSSDAKFLFDIFKQYELSEYFHREFQKTAHEEGLIFFSTPLCVSSVDLLVQLKVPVLKIASGDIVNSELLEKVATTGLPLFISSGAADLHEVTRAIDFLDSKKVSEICLMHCVSLYPTPPENLNLKTIQLFSSMYNFPIGFSDHSAGTLGAAIAIGYEACVIEKHFTLDKKLPGPDHTISVNPEEMKLLVDNCNLAFQMKGEKTKKVTDAEFNGRFFGRRSLYLHEQKAKPIAMRPAVHIKDDYSVDAWSHLTFKVRDFNKLKPGEPIRLDM; this is encoded by the coding sequence ATGAATTTTAAAACAGAAATAAATCTTAGTGGACGTAGAATCTCCCAGAATCATAAACCTTTCCTTGTTGCAGAAATTGGTCTCAATCACAATAATGATATAGATGTAGGAAAACGCACAATTGCCGCAGCAAAAAAGGTAGGCGTAGACGCTGTTAAATTCCAATCGTATATTACAGAGGAATTTATTGATCCCAGAAGTTCAGATGCAAAATTCTTATTTGATATTTTCAAACAATACGAGCTATCTGAATACTTTCATAGAGAGTTTCAAAAAACCGCTCATGAGGAAGGACTTATATTTTTTTCTACACCACTTTGTGTATCGAGTGTAGATTTATTGGTTCAATTAAAAGTTCCTGTTTTAAAAATTGCCTCCGGTGATATTGTAAATTCTGAATTATTGGAAAAGGTGGCTACTACTGGTTTACCGCTTTTTATCTCTTCTGGTGCTGCTGATTTACATGAAGTAACACGTGCTATTGATTTTCTTGATTCTAAAAAAGTTTCTGAAATCTGTTTGATGCATTGTGTTTCTTTGTATCCAACTCCTCCTGAAAATCTCAATCTAAAAACAATTCAGCTTTTTTCTAGTATGTATAATTTTCCGATTGGATTTTCTGATCACTCTGCGGGAACACTCGGTGCCGCAATCGCAATCGGCTATGAAGCCTGCGTAATCGAAAAGCATTTTACTCTCGATAAGAAATTACCCGGTCCCGATCACACAATCTCTGTCAATCCTGAAGAAATGAAACTCTTAGTGGATAATTGTAATTTGGCGTTCCAAATGAAAGGTGAGAAAACCAAGAAAGTCACAGATGCCGAATTCAATGGAAGATTTTTTGGAAGACGTTCTCTTTATCTTCATGAACAAAAAGCAAAACCAATTGCTATGCGACCAGCAGTTCATATCAAAGATGATTATTCAGTCGATGCATGGAGTCATTTGACTTTTAAGGTTAGAGATTTTAATAAACTAAAACCAGGTGAACCAATCCGGCTTGATATGTAA